In Apium graveolens cultivar Ventura chromosome 10, ASM990537v1, whole genome shotgun sequence, the following are encoded in one genomic region:
- the LOC141690731 gene encoding uncharacterized protein LOC141690731, which yields MLPIEVGSPSHRAINFDEIANNEGLRTNIELIDEVRDQAIARMEKYKEKTKEHFSKKSRVKKFQVGDLVLRDTEASDPTNTGKLMPRWEGPYKIKEVLRPGTYKLMNMNISEIPNTWHGFRLRKFYQ from the coding sequence atgctaccaattgaagtaggatccccctcccatcgagcaatTAACTTTGATGAAATAGCCAATAATGAGGGGCTCAGGACaaatattgagctaattgatgaagtacgagaccAGGCTATTGCAAGGATGGAGAAATACAAGGAAAAAACTAaagagcacttcagcaagaagtccagGGTCAAAAAATTTCAAGTTGGAGACCTAGTACTCCGAGACACAGAAGCTTCAGATCCAACCAACACTGGGAAGCTAATGCCAAGGTGGGAAGGTCCTTATAAAATCAAGGAAGTGTTAAGGCCGGGTACATATAAGCTGATGAACATGAATATATCCGAGATCCCAAACACCTGGCATGGATTTAGGCTCAGAAAATTCTATCAGTAG